The Sulfurimonas sp. HSL-1716 sequence GATGCCGTCAAAAACAGCAGCTTTAAGATATACGGTCAAAATGTTTATGATAAAAACGGAAATATCTTTTTGGAAGATCTGTCGGTAAAACTTATGATCAAGGATAAGATCGTTCATCAAAAAGTTTTTATTCCGGTCATAAACAGGCTTGGTCTTGCAAAAGAGTACGATCTTATGCTTTTAGACGAAGTATCGAAAAAGATATCTTTGGACGACAGGCTCTGCTCTTTTGGGATATCTCCGACTACGATAAGAGATCCCCATTTTTTATCATATATTAAAGGACTTATGGATACATATCCGAAAATAAAAGAGAGAATAGTCTTTTTACTTTCCGAGATCGATTACTATAATAATATAGCACGTTATAATCAGACGATACAGAGCTTGAGAAGAATGGGCATATTTATAGCTATAGACAGATTCGGAGAATACCATTCGAGCAGCCTTTATTTTAGGGAGATAGAGGTCGATATGGTCAGATTCGATTCCAGATATACCAAAAACCTGAAATCGCAAAGATATAAAAAGATATTGGAAGGTCTTCATATCAGCGTGAATTCTCTGGGTTCAAGATCCTGGATAAAGATGATAGAAGAGGAAGAGCTCTATAATATTGCAAAAGATATCGGAATAGATATCATTCAGGGGAAATACCTGGATAATTTTAAAGGAGAAACACATTGAAATACGGTGAAAAGATAGTAACGGAGTTTGATATCGAGAAGGATATTGAGATATGGCCAAATGAGCATAAACGCGATTATCTCATCAAAATGACGCTTCCGGAGTTTAGCTGCTTGTGTCCAAGAAGCGGATACCCGGATTATGCGACGATCTATATAGAATATACTCCAAACGACTGGGTCATAGAATTAAAAGCCATAAAACTGTATATAAATTCGTTTAGAAACAGATATATTTCACATGAAAACGGCGCAAACGAAATATATGAACTTTTACAGACGAAACTAAAACCGAAATATCTTAAAATTATTGCCGATTATAATCCGAGAGGAAATGTTCATACGGTAATTGAGATAGATAGTTCCAAAGTGGAGCTGTGATATAAACTAAAAAAGAGGCATGCATGCTAAAAAAGCTACTAGGAAAAGATAAAGAGTCTATTTCAAAAAATGATAGTAAACAGCTTGCTGAATATATATCCAAAGCCGGATTGACGGAGTTACGTTCACTGCTGCTCGGACAGATTACGCGCTTTAAAGTGGACGAATATACAATCATAGAGGTTCTAAAAAAACTGACATATCAGGACGAGAGAACAAAAAAAAGATTTTTAGAAAAAGAGGATAACGACACAAAGCTCAAAAAAGCTTTCGAGACGGTCATAACTGCGGCAAAAAATAAAAAGATTTCCGTTGAAGCAGTAGAGCTGATCGAGAAGTTTATCACGATGTACAGAGATCTCATAGAAGATTATGATGCTAGAAATAAAGATATATACATGCATAAACTGACAAAAGCGGCACAACACTCTCTTTCATTGATCGAACAGATTCTAAACTATCTAAACAAGATGTCCGTTATCGGCAAAGATTAAATCTTTTCAGATATTTTTTCAGCCATATCTTCGCTTCGTCATAAGTTAAAAAATACTCCTTGAGCTGAGCATCGTAAAGCGTGTTTAATATATCTGAAAAAACGGGAGAGGGTTCAAGCCCGAGATCGATCAGGTCGCGCCCCATGATGAGAGGTTTTGGCTTATTTGTAAAAACATTCAGGATCAAAGCTTTTTCTTTGATCTTTTCATATTTGGATTCTCTTGCTTCGCTTACCAATAAAATATTTTTTATATTCACTTTCGTGCTTAAGATATTGATCTCGTAATCGGTAATAATATCAGAAGATATCTGCTCCAAAAAATTTTTATGAATATAAAGATTCAATACCTCTTGTATTATATGTTTTTCATTCAAAAACTTATGCAAAAACGATTCTACATTAGCAGCAGTATCAAGATCGAAGGTAAGGACACTCAGCATAAGGATAATATCCGTTTTAAAATCGCCCGTCTTTAAAGAAGCCATGTTATCGATATATCTAAGGGAGTCTTTGGTAAGGGAAAGCTCGGGATAGTATCTGTTTAGATGAAAAGTATCAAAAAGTGTAAAGCCGAGAGAAGGTTTTTTTGCCTTTAAAAGAAGTTTTAAAAACTCTTCGTAAATGCGCTCTTTTGGGAGTTGTGTTATAAGATCGTTATCACAGATATAACGGCATAACTCTATTAGTTCGAGACTGCAGGAAAGATTAAACCTTGCACAGAACTGGACGGCTCTAAGGACTCTCAACGGGTCTTCTATGAACGTTTTTTTGTTGACATAGGTGAGGATTCTGTTTTTCAGATCCATGATCCCGTTATAAGGATCCAGAATAGAACCCGTTTTTATATCGTATCCCACAGAATTGATTGTAAAATCTCTGCGCTTTGCAGCCTGGGTGTAGGGAAGTTTTGAATCCAAAACGACACTAAAACCTTTATGGCCGGGTGAGATCTTTGTTTCGATTCTCGGAAGAGAAAAATCTATATCGTAATCTTGCAAAAAGAGTTTTAAAACGCCGAAGTTTTTTCCCACGACACTCAGCCGTCCGAACGGTTTTAATATCTCGGCCATCTCATCGAAGCCGGAGATGTTATAGACCTCGATATCGATATCTTTTGAATCCTTTCCCAAAAGGGTATCCCTTATATAACCGCCTACAAGTACGGCGG is a genomic window containing:
- a CDS encoding CCA tRNA nucleotidyltransferase yields the protein MIKIPEFLAPAIEALHSNGATAVLVGGYIRDTLLGKDSKDIDIEVYNISGFDEMAEILKPFGRLSVVGKNFGVLKLFLQDYDIDFSLPRIETKISPGHKGFSVVLDSKLPYTQAAKRRDFTINSVGYDIKTGSILDPYNGIMDLKNRILTYVNKKTFIEDPLRVLRAVQFCARFNLSCSLELIELCRYICDNDLITQLPKERIYEEFLKLLLKAKKPSLGFTLFDTFHLNRYYPELSLTKDSLRYIDNMASLKTGDFKTDIILMLSVLTFDLDTAANVESFLHKFLNEKHIIQEVLNLYIHKNFLEQISSDIITDYEINILSTKVNIKNILLVSEARESKYEKIKEKALILNVFTNKPKPLIMGRDLIDLGLEPSPVFSDILNTLYDAQLKEYFLTYDEAKIWLKKYLKRFNLCR
- the queF gene encoding preQ(1) synthase; translation: MKYGEKIVTEFDIEKDIEIWPNEHKRDYLIKMTLPEFSCLCPRSGYPDYATIYIEYTPNDWVIELKAIKLYINSFRNRYISHENGANEIYELLQTKLKPKYLKIIADYNPRGNVHTVIEIDSSKVEL